A window of the Helianthus annuus cultivar XRQ/B chromosome 4, HanXRQr2.0-SUNRISE, whole genome shotgun sequence genome harbors these coding sequences:
- the LOC118491523 gene encoding N66 matrix protein-like, translating to MPPRRDTRMPTNQAELQGIIAAAIAQYAASQGDSSGNISNNNNNPSNGCTFKQFLDCKPQNIDGTGGAVAFTRWTEKTETTIRMSKLPYMVTPEFKHVERFIWGLAPQIMSMVTTSKPATITEAIALSISLTEEAIRLNQFSKDDQKKKETHVESSGENKPKFSNFKQGTSSGSKRSKSNTPARAKTGGENRGKGYMGTLPKCGICQFHHPGPCRLRKCESCGKKGHSKETCWAGSGQGRQRGYNNNNRGNGNRPQGNNGGNGNRGNALNQAGNRGTNGNRNGNGFA from the exons atgcctccacgacgtgacACACGCATGCCGACTAACCAGGCAGAATTGCAAGGAATCATCGCTGCCGCAATTGCACAATATGCTGCTTCTCAAGGAGACTCAAGCGGAAACATttcgaacaacaacaacaacccttCGAATGGGTGTACTTTCAAGCAATTCTTAGATTGCAAGCCGCAAAACattgatggcactggaggtgccgtgGCTTTCACTCGTTGGACAGAAAAGACGGAGACGACaataagaatgagcaaat tgccgtacatggtcacgcctGAATTCAAGCACGTGGAACGTTTCATCTGGGGGTtagcacctcagatcatgagtatggtcacaACATCAAAACCAGCAACCATTACTGAAGCCATCGCTTTGAGCATCTCGCTGACTGAAGAAGCCATCAGGCTAAACCAGTTTTCAAAGGATGATCAgaaaaagaaagagactcatgtggagtcatcggGGGAAAACAAACCGAAgttttccaacttcaagcaaggaaCCAGCAGTGGTAGCAAGAGAAGTAAATCAAACACACCGGCCAGGGCCAAGACTGGTGGTGAAAACAGGGGAAAAGGTTACATGGGCACTTTGCCCAAGTGTGGTATATGTCAGTTCCATCATCCCGGCCCATGCCGACTCAGGAAATGCGAATCTTGCGGGAAGAAGGGCCATTCGAAGGAGACGTGTTGGGCTGGATCAGGCCAAGGTCGTCAAAGGggttacaataacaacaaccgtGGTAATGGAAATAGGCCGCAAGGAAATAATGGGGGAAACGGAAATCGTGGGAATGCCCTgaatcaagctggtaaccggGGAACAAACGGAAATCGAAATGGAAATG gtttcgcttga